Proteins encoded together in one Lathyrus oleraceus cultivar Zhongwan6 chromosome 5, CAAS_Psat_ZW6_1.0, whole genome shotgun sequence window:
- the LOC127084600 gene encoding GDP-mannose transporter GONST2, with protein sequence MSSDFKLDIATNHDSEERGIGKTIGSNISLDEKGKTVHTSFNGIYEQGKLSPNNYVTNAERRALYDRYLKGNKAIDGDNGSFHVDDEERHRLHGSAKKSVPLISGTAYCISSCSMIMLNKIVLSSYNFNAGISLMFYQNFISTLVVVLLALCGRVSVEKLNWRLVRVWLPVNVIFIAMLVSGMYSLKYINIAMVTILKNVTNILTAIGELYLFRKRQSSKVWTAMFVMIISAVSGGVTDLSFDAVGYAWQIMNCVLTASYSLTLRWVMDEAKKSTKSGSLNEVSMVLLNNLLSLPFAIIMIFLFGEWDYVIHADVVKLPEFWVVATASGLIGLSISFTSMWFLHQTSPTTYSLVGSLNKIPISIAGILVFKVPLSVSNLFSILFGLFAGILFARAKMS encoded by the exons ATGTCGTCTGATTTTAAGTTAGACATTGCTACTAATCATGACTCTGAAGAGCGAGGAATAGGAAAAACTATAGGTTCAAACATATCATTAGATGAAAAGGGTAAGACAGTGCATACATCTTTCAATGGAATTTATGAGCAAGGAAAGTTGTCACCGAACAACTATGTAACCAATGCAGAGAGAAGAGCTTTGTATGATAG gtatctgaaaggaaatAAAGCTATAGATGGTGATAATGGCAGTTTTCATGTTGATGATGAGGAAAGGCATCGATTGCATGGATCTGCCAAGAAGTCTGTACCACTTATCTCCGGAACAGCTTACTGTATTTCCTCTTGCAGCATGATAATGCTGAACAAAATAGTCTTATCAAGTTATAATTTCAATGCAGGAATATCATTGATGTTTTATCAA AACTTTATCAGTACTCTGGTTGTTGTTCTATTGGCTCTCTGTGGCAGAGTTTCAGTTGAAAAGCTCAACTGGAGGTTGGTTAGGGTTTGGTTGCCAGTGAATGTGATATTTATCGCCATGCTTGTCTCAGGCATGTATAG TTTGAAATACATAAACATTGCAATGGTGACAATTCTTAAGAATGTGACTAATATCTTAACCGCAATTGGAGAGTTATATTTATTCCGTAAACGTCAGAGTTCCAAAGTGTGGACTGCAATGTTTGTGATG ATTATCTCTGCTGTCAGTGGAGGTGTTACAGATCTCTCCTTTGATGCAGTCGGTTATGCCTGGCAGATTATGAATTGTGTTCTTACCGCAAGTTATTCG CTTACCCTCAGGTGGGTAATGGACGAAGCGAAAAAGTCAACAAAATCTGGTTCTCTTAACGAAGTGTCAATGGTGTTGCTCAACAATTTATTGTCTTTACCTTTTGCCATCATCATGATATTCCTTTTCGGCGAGTGGGATTATGTAATACACGC CGATGTAGTTAAACTACCGGAGTTTTGGGTTGTTGCAACAGCTAGTGGACTGATCGGACTTTCTATCAGCTTTACCTCGATGTGGTTTTTACATCAAACTAGCCCTACAACATACAG TCTTGTAGGTTCCTTAAACAAGATTCCAATCTCTATTGCTGGAATTTTAGTGTTCAAAGTTCCTCTGAGTGTATCAAATTTATTCAGCATTTTATTTG GTCTCTTTGCTGGTATATTATTTGCAAGAGCCAAGATGTCTTAA